Within the Macaca nemestrina isolate mMacNem1 chromosome 5, mMacNem.hap1, whole genome shotgun sequence genome, the region AGAAAGCCCTGGAGCTTCCCTGTTCCTTTCAGTCAAGGACTCCATATAGAAGTCTCGTGTGGACGTCTCCTATGCTTTCCTCTTCACCTCTGCAGTCACACGTCTATTAACATCTGGTAACTGTGGGCAACCTGACTGATGCTGTCTTGGCGATTGAGGTCCAGAAGATGATAGTTCCGCATCCCAAACAGTACctactttttttcttcatctatgcATTGACTCTCAGATTACCATGCAGAGCTTCAAATTACCATCCATGTTAAGTAGTGCTAGGACTTTAGAGATGTTCATGAGAAACTATTTGTTATGACTTTCCTTTGtatctttccttttaatttaaaCTTTAGTGATAATGTACTTTTAATATGGGTtccattcacattgttttaaaaaccttGTAAATATGAATGTTTAAGACAACTTACTGCAAGGGTAATTTAAgtttacatgatttttaaatttgcaatgatgtggtttttttttttttttctgtgtatggaAAAAAATTTTCTGTTACCAAATTTTACAATTTCTAATAAGACTACTATAATTTTATGTAAACTGATGAAGACTTGTGCTGATTAACATGTTCTGTGATACAGTTTACAATTTTtaatcattataaaataattgtcCATGATTTGGAATGCTGTTACTTAtcagtaaatgtaaaatatttgaggCATTTAGCCATACACACActagaactttttaaaacttatctTTGTCCTATAGTGTAATTATAAACTGATGACTTCATACATTGAGTTTTCATGCATCAGTGAAATGAAAAATACgggatttatttactttttgtaactaagttggaaataagaaaaaaattagtactTTAAGGGGAAAATGGTTCTTATTAAGTCATGTATTTTCAACTTGTCTTCCTTGGTATATCATAAATATCAACTTATTACATACCCCATGTAAAATTTTGCTTAAACTCTCTAGCACTTGGCATGTAGAATATGTACCATAGGTATCCGGTTAAAACACTAAAGTCTGCCAGAAACTTTTGACAGTAGCAAGAAAattgttgaagaaaaaataaactatttactGAGGGTAGTTATGTTAAAGTTTTTGCGAACTTAAAGGGCTGACTTTAGTTCTTTCATGGTAATGGCTTGAATAACATCATCTTTGGGATTTTTTAAATACTGGTCCAGTCTAGCAGAACCTGGAAGATGACCAGAGGTATTTCAGTTTCCCTAGGGAGAGCTTCGTTATCCATGTGGATAATAAGTCTGCTTGATTTATTATTAAATCATTACAGCAGTGAAGTGGtgccattttctctctctcaagcCCCATTTGAAAGGCTAGAGAAGGggatatatatactatattcaaGGTTTGTAAGGTTGTTACTGTACATAATTGCAGATTGCAGTAAAAGCTTAGATACATTATGTAAACCCAACCCACTAAATGAGCAGGTTACAAGACAAATGTTACCAGCCCCAAGTATTTTATGAACTATTTACTGAGAGTAGTTATGTTAAATAGATTAAAATGTGGTAAATTATTTCCTGAATCCTTTATCACAGGAAAAACAGATCCTCATAAAAGGGATAATTAAAAGGGATGTCTCTGAACATTTAGTGAAGATGAGACTTAAAACATGAAagtgtatttgtgtattttgagGGTTTTAGAAACCAGTTGCCTTAGAGCTTAGacttctggggggaaaaaaaaagatacaaatcttTTCCCCTGGCCAAAGGGAAGTTGTGTGAGTCTGTGACATCTTGTGACGCTGTTTATCTTGGTTTGACATTGGAGATACGCTGGTAACTATAACACCATACTATAAAACAGAAGAATTTTCTGCTACTGAAACTGCCTTTTTACAAAATGActgtaaatatttgtaaagtaaCACTAAACTTTAAGCCCAGAAGGAGAGGTTCTAGAGCCATGTATTCAGCTGGGGACCTGTCCTTGGAGCACAGTGCCACCCCATCACAGTGTTGCTGTCATCAGGCAAAAGTGAATGAGCAAATTCGTGTTTTGCGAATGGCTTAATTCTGACACTACCTTTCTGGtaaatgttaataaatttttaatattcactTCTATGTGTCTTGATTTGTTTGCTCTTTGTGTGTGGAGTTAATTTGGCCTTGCAGACATAAATGCTTTAATAAAGCGGCTTTGGCGGTAACGGAAGGGCTTTTCCATTTCAGCAGGCAAGCACGGAGGTGTCTTTATTGCCACGTCTAACATGGCCTGGGGAAGAGCACTGAAGATGGAGACAAGTCCTGGGTTTGGGCCCATCTCCCTACTTGGATGTGTGACTTTAAACCAATCAGATAACCTCCaaacacattttctgatttttaaatgactgCAAATTGTTGAGGACATGAAATGAGTGATTGTGAAAGCCACTTTGTAAGCTATGAAGTACTAAAACAATTTGTGAGCCCTACAGAGAACATGGGATTAACAGTTAAGGTGTCACAGCTTTGGGCCAAGTATGAGCTCTCTGGCTAAGAGAATAGGAATTGCTTTGGCCACCTCCCACCCCTTAATCTCTAGAAGAGGAGGGCTTAAGAATGGTGGGTGTGATGCCCAGGGGCAGGAATCTAACCAGAGCCCAGCAGAGACGTCAGGATCCTGGTCCCATGGGTGAAATGAGTACATCATAGAGAGGACCACAGCAGAACTGCAACTTTTTGTTtgcatagtttttttgttttgtttttttgaggcagagtctcggtctgtcgcccaggctggagtgtagtggcgcgatcttggctcactgcatgctccgccttccgggttcacgccattctcctgcctcagcctcccgagtagctgggactacaggtgcccaccaccacgcccagctaattttttgtatctttaatagagacggggtttcacagtgttagccaggatggtctcggtcttgtgacctcatgatctgcctgcctcggcctcccaaaatgctgggattacaggcatgagctaccgcacccggcccagttgTATAGATTCTGAAGCCACTCACTAAATACGAAGAAATCATTTATGATACTATGCAGACCATGGAGAACACAACAGACTCTAGATTTGAATAATTTATTCTAACAAAAGTATAAAGTATGGAAAATTAGTGTCTATGAATCATTTCAGAGAGTAGAGCAAGTTTCACACTAGCAGATTTCAGATTTTAGCACCTTTGAAAAGAAATATTCAGAGTTAAGACACGTGGCAACGCAGGCTGCAGGTGACCTACAGGGATACTCATCTGACTTCGGTGCCGTTCACATCACAGTGTGGTCATTTGGTTTTTTCCTCTACATTGTGAGAATgccacaaaacatttaaagagaaCAAGGAGAGAGTTCACTGAATTCATGGCTGGTGGTTAGAGGATGAACTAGAGACAAAAGGAGAAAGGCCATAGGCTGAACTGCAAGTCAGATAGACAGTCCGAAGGCGCTGACGATGCAGTACATGGTCTTATTCTCCCATCGCACAGTGCAGCTCCCTGCGGGAGGGAAGAGGGCAGCATTTAAGGCAGGGAAAGCTGGGGGACGACGTTTTACTCACAATAAGGCCAACAGTCAAGTACCTATAGGCTACGCAAAGAACCTTGGCAAGtctattataaaatgttttaaaagattgaTAAACATACATTgcattcaaagaaaagaaatgtccAGTCACATATTTCACACAACAAAACTTCACAAACATGAATGAAAATCATACCGTCAGTAGAGCTGTCCCAGAAGCAGGAACTTGCCGTGTGTAATCCAGCCCCATTCTTCTGCATGATTACACAGGTCACTTaagttaaaacaaatttttattagagaagtCTACCGGGTAACACAAATGTCATTctgtccactttttttttttttgagatggagtctccctgtgtcacccaggctggagtgcagtggtgcaatcttggctcactgcaacctccgcccctccaggtttaagcaattctctgcctcagcctctggagtagctgggattacaggcacgtgccaccacgcccagctaattttttgtatttttagtaaagatggggtttcaccatcttggccaagctggtcttgaactcctgacctcgtgatccacctgcctcggcctcccaaagtgctgggattacaggcgtgagccactgcgcccggcccattctgTCCACTTTCAGCAAAAGTACATAGGTGCACATGGTTGATGTTCTCAATAAAAATTACAGGGACAGATTGCCTCGTCTCACTACACTGACAAATTATAGGTGCTTCTTGACTTACAGTGTCccataaacccatcataaatcgacaatatataaaaattaagttgCAAATGCACTTAATACCCTGGTAAATCCATCACAAAGTTGAAAAATCCTAAGTTGAACCACTGTTAAGTTGGGGGCTGTCTGTACACGCTCCCTCTCCACTTCACTTGTTCTAAAAGCATCTGATGGGACTTCCTGTAAGATCCCGCTTCACAAACGCCCTGCAACTGTACCAGCAGCCAAATGGTCAAGTGTATGCTAACGTATGCTACACACACGACCGACTCCCATCAGGAGCCTTCCTTGAGGTGGGGCCACGTTAGCTGTTGTTTCTGGTACTGGATCCCCCTCTGATCAGTGTTAAAAAACCATCCCTCAAATATACAAGAAACAAAAACCCATTACCGATGTATTTAAACGGTTTTCCCAGCTTAGTGAGTTGGCTTAAAGTTTGTTCTACTACATTTGTGGTCCACTGGTTCACTTTGCTGTGTTGATAAGCGTTACCACCAATTGCGCTTTCTATAGCCTAGAAAACAAAGCACAAAGTGCGTCCCGGTTAACCAAATGCACTCACACCGCCTTTCAATCAGAACTGACAGCACCCCAAGAAGTGatttatgaaaagtttatttttaatcatgAGGGTGCCTTTGCAAATATACCTTTTAATagtattatatttcatttaaatgtttgaaatttgctttaaaaattcagTCTGTCAAATTATTTACACATTTTGACCTAATACTTACACTTAATGTTCactactattattaatatttagagataagcaatacattttttttcctgtcgaggttagaaaatattttgccaTTCATTTCTTAAAGGTGTATTACTTTTATCTACTACTAACATATACTAATACTATATATTAGAAGAATTGTATTATTTGTACAACTGACAATATATAAACCTATCCAAATaatcatatattaaaaaatacttttatccaGCATTGTTTGGGAACAGGTTATCACGTTAAGTGCATTTTTCAGATAACTAAAAGCCCTTTATATTCCAAAACTTATTTTAGGTTTATGatgacatttttttattttgatttttctgaggcagggtctccttctgttgcccaggctggagagcagtgatgcaatcttggctcactgcagccttgacctctggcgctcaagcagtcctcccacctcagcttccccagtagctgggactgtaggcatgtgccaccatgcctggctacttttttgtagagatggggtcttgctctgttgcccaggctgctgtcaaatgcctgggctcaagtgatcctcctgcctcagcctcctaaagtgctgggattgcaggcataagccacagcacccagcccaacttttctcctttattatacGCTTACTTCTTTTTCTATGCTATATTCTTTGGGGGTTATCTGACAATGCAAGGCTCACTGTCGCTGTTCTCGCTAAGCTTATCGCTATGATACTGCCATTGTGTGATTTTCTGGGTTTTTCAGCGTCAGCTCCCCTTTCACATGGATGCCAGTGTGCTTGCATCTCAGCAACTTTCTTCTCTACCCCTAACTTGCTGTGCTAGAAACCAGGAACCTGAGTTTCTATGACACTTATGACCTAAAGTGAAAATAACAACATTCAGTGAGGGCCAAGGTCTGTCCTCAGACAGGCAGAGCAACCAGCAGTCCGGGGATCTGAGCTGTGCACAGTGGGGACAGACTGGTATCTGATGCCTACGGCTTAGATCCAGTGACCTTGCTTTTGAGGACCTAAAACCTCCCTAGGTCACTCTGATTTCTGCCTACAGACCTGCCAGTCATCTCCCTGGGACTCTGAGTAGTCATGTTACACACAGGGCTGGCTTACTTCTTGTCCTCTGCCACTGTGCTCCCTCCCAGCTCAGAGGCTGCAAGAGGGCTGGGGTGCCAGAAGTCCCAGTTTAAGAGGACAGCGGTATTACTAGACCTGGGCATTGTCAAAAGGTGGGGGGGCTTTGTTTAAGCTAAACCTCTCCCTCCACCAGCTCTCCCTCCTCACATACTCTGAAACTCAGTTTTTCAAGGAGGAGGGAACTCTCCACCAATTTTGGACCTGCGCAAATTGACTACTACCCAATATTTAGGGTCACCTGAGTACAGAATTACCTGTAGTCCCTGCAATAGGGGGGAACGGGGAATGTGCACTGCCCCCACTTCCCATGGGGCCTTGTCCCCTCTTTTTACTGCATTACCCTGCTTCTACTCATTCTTCAGATTTCAGCTCGAAATGGTCCCTGAACTCCCTGGGTGGGTCACATTCCCTGTTCAGTGCTCTCACAGCACCACCACTAGTGGCACTTACCACACAGCAAATGCAGGCTGACACTTTCCAGGGGGACTGTTTGATGTGTCTGCCCTGCCCACCCCTCAGCTGTAAACTCCAGGAGGGTATATGCCCTGCGTGCTCCCTCAGTATGTACTTTCTGAATGAATAACAAACATcccttctgtctctcttcctcttcatgATCAATAACACCATAAAGTGTGAGTTTAGAAATGTAAGAAAAGTAAGCATATAGGCCCCAAACTGGATCACCAGTTAACTGGAAGTTAACTGTTCAATTTTCTTATACTCACTCTTTCTTCATTCAACCCTGGAGACATCTATTTGTATGCCAGGAGTCTTTTATGCTTAAAAGATTATAGAATCAAGTCTTGGTGATATTCAGGAATAATGCTATGTACATAAAATTCCTTGTctgatttaaaatatgtaatttgtatAATATAGAAGCAATTCTTAACTAGCTATTTGCTGAAGTAAAAACTGTTATTTGAAACACCAAAACACACAGACTCGGTCAAAACAATTCCAAGATAGtatttaaaacacattattttctcTAATATAAGCCATTAATCAAACCTTTAAGAAGTGAGCATTTATCCTCTTACCTCTTTTACAATGTTGCTCACTTCATCAACAACAAAAGCAGTCTGCAAGGAAGAACATTCAgttaagtttatttaaaagatatttccaCTACATTGATAAATGCAAATTTACGTAATGAACATAATTTAGAAATGAAGACCTTAGAAATAATCTAAGTAGACTGTTCACTTTAGCAAGGATGGATGGCATTACAGTCTTCAGAAACCAGAAGACTAGAATACATGTACGTAATGTAAAGgtgttctgttttatttatttatttttgagacagagtgttgctttgcagaccaggctggaacacagtggcatgatctcggctcactgcaatctccgcctgccaggttcaagtgatactcctgcttcagtctcccaagtagctgggattacaggtgtcctccaccacacccagctagttttcgtatttttagtagagatgggggtttcaccatgttggccaggctggtctcaaactcctgacctcaggtgatcctcccacctcagcctcccaaagaggtgggattacaggcgttaagccgccacacccggccctgttttattttaatcatgCCACAATCTAAGACTTCACTTTAAACTAGAATTCATTCTCTTCTTCCATTTCAACTGACTGCTAGAATCATTAAGCAATAGAGAGGCTTAATGAGTTGGGtgatttttgtataaattaaCTGAAGCTGCTGAAGCAATCCATTTAAGATGTAATTCTCTCTTCCATGATGTTAACTGATTAGGAGGCCTGACCttgaggaaattttttttaaagcaccatTAGTTGTAAAATGTACAATGATTATATTATTTCCaggtaattatttttctttcccagtgATGCCCTCCTACTCCAGGACTAACCACCATCTGCCAGCATGGCCGTTCTCCGTCAGTGTCTGGATGACACGGGAAGTGAGCTGCCTGCAGTAATCTAGTGCCAGGAGTAtagttttcttagttttccttttacACATGGTAGATCTGAATGGGTAAAAGGTCATCCTGAAAATAACATCAGTCAGGCACTTGCCTGCCAATGTGCTCTTCACATGAGCACAAGTGTTTAAAGTTACAGCTGAGTCCCAGGAAAAGTACGCAGCTCTGGACATGCCTTCAAGAGGGCAACCTCCCGGGGCCCTCAGTCAACGTGCATTCTGGGGGAATCAAGGCAGAGAACCCTGACTTGGCAGTGAGTCTTCCTCCCTGCCTGGCTGCTGTCCACTGCAGGCCCTGTCCTTTCTTTTTAGGTGGGTCAGGAGCTGACTGCCTGAAGCCACCTCACTCGCTGTACTCAGAAGTCGGACTTGGAAACAAAACCAACTCACTGAGTGAATGACAGTTTGCAGTATCTTAGAGATTAAGTCATTTCTGGAAGCTTAAAGGATCCTTCCAAGTGACTACAGTGACCTTAATCACAAAGGAAAGGCACTGTATCACCTCCCATATGGTTACAGTACGAAAAAGGTTGAGGGacatttgaaagaatttttaGTGGAAAGCAGAGAGTTGTATTGAATCCAGTGGACAGTTTTAACTTCTCCAAGAAAGATGAATGGTGAGTTGAGAGAATACTTACAAAGGCCCAGGCATCTACATGAAATTAgaatagatggagaaaaggctGCTAAGAGGCTGCTGGGAGGACCAGAACGGGCCATTCAGTAAACACCTAAGACATGCCTACTACAAGGCAGCCatggtctccacctcccagggcttCCATCCCAGGTGGAACACTCATCACTCTGTCCAGCCCCTTCATTTTACACATACGCAATTAAGGTCTCGAATAACGAAGCCACTTAGCCACCTCATTTGTGGGAGTCAGAATCGGACTGCAGTACTAAGCGCTTTCCTTTACAAAGCGATTtcttttttagaacagttttactCGATATTGCTATAATACATTTTCCAATATTATATTAGCAACAGTTTAAGGGGAAAGGCTTTTTCTTTGCCAACTGCTCCTGCACCAGGTCTTCTGGTCACTATTCACTTGGTTGCCATCAGCATTCAAACACCGATTATGTCACAGGAAGTGTGTGCTAGTTAGGAAATCAGATCAAAACTGAAACTTAATCAGTCCttaagttttagttttattttccctGAAAACATTCCTCGTTAaactaaatttcttttctttttttttgttttttgagacggagtttcgctcttgttgcccaggctagagtgcaatggcgcgctcggctcacggcaacctctgcctc harbors:
- the LOC105478749 gene encoding dynein light chain Tctex-type 1 isoform X1 yields the protein MEDYQAAEETAFVVDEVSNIVKEAIESAIGGNAYQHSKVNQWTTNVVEQTLSQLTKLGKPFKYIVTCVIMQKNGAGLHTASSCFWDSSTDGSCTVRWENKTMYCIVSAFGLSI
- the LOC105478749 gene encoding dynein light chain Tctex-type 1 isoform X2; this translates as MEDYQAAEETAFVVDEVSNIVKEAIESAIGGNAYQHSKVNQWTTNVVEQTLSQLTKLGKPFKYIEEWGWITHGKFLLLGQLY